Proteins encoded together in one Glandiceps talaboti chromosome 11, keGlaTala1.1, whole genome shotgun sequence window:
- the LOC144442866 gene encoding neutral cholesterol ester hydrolase 1-like: MRLTMYHAFDQIMSVYVTGATFLGLTDEFSAYDSMWAVQSWVLRCGLDEERTIKHSDTTFDGVGVRLYEPVEKSAKPVPGIVYIHGGGWVAGNTDIYHSETKYIAARLGIVVVSVEYRMAPQYPFPIPLEDCVKATVWFLQHAGEYGVNPTRVAVMGDSAGGNLAAAVPQMLTFEEKYKLLNLPELKFQGLVYPALQAVDFLTPSYQQHYVALTAEFMTLSWSMYMNGRVDHMEAMIVNNHTSPQFKKSHQKLLDHSLIPNQFKGGKYQSPENQNFGNVEIFSNIQDTLMNPYFAPLMRSDLSGLPPAYIVTAGFDVLRDDGIMYAKRLEETNISVTWKHYEEGFHGMLNLIGSLGFEVGQKCMDDFIEYSRSRL; this comes from the exons ATGAGGTTGACAATGTATCATGCATTTGATCAAATAATGTCAGTTTAC GTGACTGGTGCAACTTTTCTTGGCTTGACCGATGAGTTTAGTGCATATGATTCAATGTGGGCAGTTCAGAGTTGGGTACTCAGATGTGGTTTGGACGAGGAACGTACAATAAAACACTCAGACACTACTTTTGATGGGGTTGGTGTACGTTTGTATGAGCCTGTTGAGAAGTCTGCTAAGCCAGTTCCTGGCATAGTGTACATACATGGAGGAGGTTGGGTAGCTGGTAATACAG ATATCTACCATTCCGAAACCAAATACATTGCAGCAAGACTTGGTATTGTTGTAGTGTCTGTAGA GTATCGAATGGCACCACAATATCCATTTCCAATACCTTTGGAAGACTGTGTCAAAGCTACTGTTTGGTTTTTGCAGCATGCTGGGGAGTATGGTGTAAACCCCACAAGAGTTGCTGTGATGGGTGACAGTGCTGGTGGCAATCTTGCAGCAGCTGTACCGCAAATGCTGACTTTCGAAGAAAAGTACAAACTGTTGAATCTACCTGAATTAAAGTTCCAAGGATTGGTCTACCCAGCATTGCAGGCAGTTGACTTTCTAACACCTTCCTATCAACAGCATTATGTTGCTCTTACAGCAGAGTTTATGACACTTTCCTGGTCGATGTATATGAATGGAAGGGTTGATCACATGGAAGCTATGATAGTAAATAACCATACATCCCCACAGTTCAAAAAGTCTCATCAGAAATTATTAGATCATAGTCTCATTCCAAATCAATTCAAAGGGGGTAAATATCAATCTCCGGAGAATCAGAATTTCGGAAATGTTGAAATCTTTTCGAATATTCAAGACACTCTGATGAATCCATACTTCGCACCACTGATGAGGTCAGATTTAAGTGGTTTACCACCAGCTTACATCGTTACTGCTGGGTTTGATGTTCTGAGAGACGACGGTATTATGTACGCCAAGAGGCTTGAAGAAACAAATATATCTGTTACATGGAAACATTACGAAGAAGGTTTCCATGGAATGCTCAATCTCATAGGTTCTTTGGGTTTTGAAGTTGGTCAGAAATGTATGGACGATTTTATCGAATACTCTAGAAGTAGATTGTAG
- the LOC144442454 gene encoding arylacetamide deacetylase-like, translated as MSKLVWLIVIGALVAYMTYCPLPDGIAQPMRVRVLYVNGQILNYYTLCRIHLGLDDEITAIDTFWAIQQWEVSLGLKDEPTIKHADTTFDGVSVRIYEPVEKSTQPLAGIVFLHGGGWVVGSKESYHFTTKYMAARLGVVLVSVDYRMAPKYPFPIPLEDSVKATVWFLQHAREYGVDPTRIAVIGDSAGGNLAAAVSAKLTFEEEYQTINLPKIKFQGLIYPALQAVDFLTPSYQERDIFILTKELMVFVWSWYLSGDLQYAEAMKINNHTTSQFKNTVQKSLLDHALIPSKFKGDNYQPPSDENFGNDEIFSKIQDTLLDPYFAPLMRSDLRGLPPAYILTGGFDVLRDDGILYAKRLEKANVKVTWNNYDSGFHDLINFIGWLGFDVGQQCMDDFIQYARDEL; from the exons ATGTCTAAATTGGTTTGGCTAATAGTCATTGGAGCGTTAGTGGCATATATGACATATTGCCCACTCCCTGATGGAATCGCACAACCAATGAGAGTCCGAGTACTATATGTAAATGGCCAGATACTTAACTATTAT ACACTTTGTAGAATTCATCTTGGATTGGATGACGAAATAACAGCAATTGATACGTTCTGGGCCATTCAGCAGTGGGAAGTTAGTCTTGGCCTCAAAGATGAACCCACTATTAAGCATGCAGACACCACTTTTGATGGGGTTAGTGTTCGCATATATGAACCAGTAGAGAAGTCTACTCAACCACTTGCTGGTATTGTGTTTTTACATGGAGGAGGTTGGGTAGTTGGCAGTAAag AATCATACCACTTTACAACCAAGTATATGGCGGCAAGACTTGGTGTTGTCTTGGTTTCTGTAGA TTATCGAATGGCACCAAAATATCCATTCCCAATACCACTCGAAGACAGTGTGAAAGCTACAGTGTGGTTTTTACAACACGCTAGGGAGTACGGTGTAGATCCAACTAGGATTGCCGTGATAGGTGATAGTGCTGGTGGTAATCTTGCAGCGGCTGTATCTGCAAAGCTGACATTCGAAGAAGAATACCAAACTATTAACTTGCCAAAAATCAAATTCCAGGGTTTGATCTACCCAGCACTGCAAGCAGTAGATTTTCTGACACCATCGTACCAAGAACGAGATATATTTATTCTTACTAAAGAGTTAATGGTCTTTGTCTGGTCGTGGTACCTTAGTGGAGATCTACAGTATGCTGAagctatgaaaataaacaaccaCACAACTTCACAGTTCAAGAACACAGTTCAGAAAAGTTTACTAGATCATGCTCTCATTCCAAGTAAATTCAAGGGTGATAATTATCAACCTCCGAGCGACGAGAACTTTGGAAATGATGAAATCTTTTCGAAGATTCAAGACACACTATTGGATCCGTACTTTGCGCCATTGATGAGATCAGATTTAAGGGGATTGCCACCAGCCTATATCTTAACTGGTGGATTCGATGTCCTTAGAGATGATGGAATTCTGTACGCAAAGAGGTTAGAGAAAGCAAACGTGAAGGTGACGTGGAATAATTACGACAGCGGTTTCCATGATCTGATCAATTTCATAGGGTGGCTGGGATTTGATGTTGGTCAGCAATGCATGGATGATTTCATCCAATACGCCAGGGATGAACTATAG
- the LOC144442150 gene encoding arylacetamide deacetylase-like has translation MAKWVWGVLIGASLSYFLYCPLPNGIAQPMRLRMYHAFDQIMSVYVTGATFLGLTDEFSALDSMWAVKNWVLRCGLDEEPTIKHSDTTFDGVGVRLYEPVEKSAKPVPGIVYIHGGGWIVGSTDIYHSVTKYIAARLGIVVVSVEYRMAPQYPFPIPLEDCVKATVWFLQHAGEYGVNPTRVAVMGDSAGGNLAAAVPQMLTFEEKYKLLNLPELKFQGLVYPALQAVDFLTPSYQQHYVALTAEFMTLFWSMYMNGRVDHMEAMMVNNHTSPQFKKSHQKLLDHSLIPNQFKGGKYQSPENQNFGNVEIFSKIQDTLMNPYFAPLMRSDLSGLPPAYILTAGFDVLRDDGIMYAKRLEETNISVTWKHYEEGFHGIFCQIGSLGFEVGQQCMDDFIEYSRSRL, from the exons ATGGCAAAGTGGGTCTGGGGAGTTTTGATTGGAGCATCTCTGTCTTATTTCCTGTATTGTCCGTTACCAAATGGTATTGCACAACCAATGAGGTTGAGAATGTATCATGCATTTGATCAAATAATGTCAGTTTAC GTGACTGGTGCAACTTTTCTTGGCTTGACCGATGAGTTTAGTGCACTTGATTCAATGTGGGCAGTTAAGAATTGGGTACTCAGATGTGGTTTGGACGAGGAACCTACAATAAAACACTCAGACACTACTTTTGATGGGGTTGGTGTACGTTTGTATGAGCCTGTTGAGAAGTCTGCTAAGCCAGTGCCTGGCATAGTGTACATACATGGAGGAGGTTGGATAGTTGGTAGTACAG ATATCTACCATTCCGTAACCAAATACATTGCAGCAAGACTTGGTATTGTTGTAGTGTCTGTAGA GTATCGAATGGCACCACAATATCCATTTCCAATACCTTTGGAAGACTGTGTCAAAGCTACTGTTTGGTTTTTGCAGCATGCTGGGGAGTATGGTGTAAACCCCACAAGAGTTGCTGTGATGGGTGACAGTGCTGGTGGCAATCTTGCAGCAGCTGTACCGCAAATGCTGACTTTCGAAGAAAAGTACAAACTGTTGAATCTACCTGAATTAAAGTTCCAAGGATTGGTCTACCCAGCATTGCAGGCAGTTGACTTTCTAACACCTTCCTATCAACAGCATTATGTTGCTCTTACAGCAGAGTTTATGACACTATTCTGGTCGATGTATATGAATGGAAGGGTTGATCACATGGAAGCTATGATGGTAAACAACCATACATCCCCACAGTTCAAAAAGTCTCATCAGAAATTATTAGATCATAGTCTCATTCCAAATCAATTCAAAGGGGGTAAATATCAATCTCCGGAGAATCAGAATTTCGGAAATGTTGAAATCTTTTCGAAGATTCAAGACACTCTGATGAATCCATACTTCGCACCACTGATGAGGTCAGATTTAAGTGGTTTACCACCAGCTTACATCCTTACTGCTGGGTTTGATGTTCTGAGAGACGACGGTATCATGTACGCCAAGAGGCTTGAAGAAACAAATATATCTGTTACATGGAAACATTACGAAGAAGGTTTCCATGGAATATTCTGTCAGATAGGTTCTTTAGGTTTTGAAGTTGGTCAGCAATGTATGGACGATTTTATCGAATACTCTAGAAGTAGATTGTAG